From Lepus europaeus isolate LE1 chromosome 3, mLepTim1.pri, whole genome shotgun sequence, a single genomic window includes:
- the ENPP4 gene encoding bis(5'-adenosyl)-triphosphatase ENPP4 isoform X2 — translation MFTMKLLVVLVFSGLITGCRGNSSYILPPKLLLVSFDGFRADYLQNYEFPHLQNFIKEGVLVEHVKNVFITKTFPNHYSIVTGLYEESHGIVANSMYDVVTKKHFSDSNDKDPFWWNEAVPIWVTNQLQENRSSAAAMWPGTDVPIHNVTPSYFMNYNSSVSFEERLNYITMWLSHSNPPVTFATLYWEEPDASGHKYGPEDKENMRKVLKEVDDHIGALVQKLKLVGLWENLNVIITSDHGMTQCSQKRLINLDLCLDHSNYTLIDLTPVAAILPKINKTEAYNKLKNCSPNMNVYLKEDIPNRFYYQHNDRIQPLILVADEGWTIVLNTSLSKCDHGYDNSLPSMHPFLAAHGPAFHKGHKYSTIDIVDIYPMMCHILGVKPHPNNGTFGHTKCLLVDQWCINLPEAIGIVIGALLVLTTLTCLIIIMQNRFSVPQPFSRLQLQEDDDDPLIE, via the exons ATGTTCACTATGAAGTTACTAGtagtgcttgtgttttctggacttaTAACTGGTTGCAGAGGCAACTCTTCCTACATTTTGCCACCCAAGCTACTCCTGGTGTCCTTTGATGGCTTTAGAGCTGACTATCTGCAGAACTATGAATTTCCTCATCTCCAGAATTTTATCAAAGAAGGTGTCTTGGTGGAAcatgttaaaaatgtttttatcacaAAAACATTTCCAAACCACTATAGTATTGTAACCGGCTTGTATGAAGAAAGCCATGGAATTGTGGCTAATTCCATGTATGATGTTGTCacaaagaaacatttttctgACTCTAACGACAAGGATCCTTTTTGGTGGAATGAGGCAGTACCCATTTGGGTGACCAATCAGCTTCAGGAAAACAGATCCAGCGCTGCCGCTATGTGGCCTGGTACTGATGTACCCATTCACAATGTCACACCTTCTTATTTTATGAATTATAATTCTTCAGTGTCATTTGAAGAGAGACTAAATTATATTACCATGTGGCTAAGCCATTCAAACCCACCAGTCACCTTTGCAACACTCTACTGGGAAGAACCAGATGCAAGTGGCCACAAATATGGACctgaagataaagaaaacatgcgCAAGGTGTTGAAAGAAGTAGATGATCATATTGGTGCTCTAGTTCAGAAACTCAAGTTGGTAGGGTTGTGGGAAAATCTTAATGTTATTATTACAAGTGATCATGGGATGACCCAGTGTTCTCAGAAAAGACTGATAAACTTGGATCTTTGCCTCGATCATTCAAACTATACTCTTATAGATTTGACCCCAGTTGCTGCAATACTTCCCAAGATAA ATAAAACAGAGGCTTACAACAAGCTGAAAAACTGTAGTCCTAACATGAATGTTTATCTCAAAGAAGATATTCCTAACAGATTTTATTACCAACATAATGATCGAATTCAGCCTCTTATTTTGGTTGCTGATGAAGGCTGGACAATTGTGTTAAATACATCATTATCAAAAT GTGACCATGGTTACGATAATTCTTTGCCTAGTATGCATCCGTTTCTAGCTGCCCACGGTCCTGCATTTCACAAAGGCCACAAGTACAGCACAATTGACATTGTGGATATTTATCCAATGATGTGTCACATCCTGGGAGTAAAGCCACATCCCAATAATGGAACCTTTGGTCATACTAAGTGCTTATTAGTTGACCAGTGGTGCATTAATCTCCCAGAAGCCATTGGAATTGTGATCGGTGCACTCTTGGTGTTAACTACTCTTACATGCCTCATAATAATCATGCAGAACAGATTCTCTGTACCACAGCCATTTTCCCGACTTCAGCTACAAGAAGATGATGATGACCCTTTAATTGAGTAA
- the ENPP4 gene encoding bis(5'-adenosyl)-triphosphatase ENPP4 isoform X1, giving the protein MFTMKLLVVLVFSGLITGCRGNSSYILPPKLLLVSFDGFRADYLQNYEFPHLQNFIKEGVLVEHVKNVFITKTFPNHYSIVTGLYEESHGIVANSMYDVVTKKHFSDSNDKDPFWWNEAVPIWVTNQLQENRSSAAAMWPGTDVPIHNVTPSYFMNYNSSVSFEERLNYITMWLSHSNPPVTFATLYWEEPDASGHKYGPEDKENMRKVLKEVDDHIGALVQKLKLVGLWENLNVIITSDHGMTQCSQKRLINLDLCLDHSNYTLIDLTPVAAILPKINKTEAYNKLKNCSPNMNVYLKEDIPNRFYYQHNDRIQPLILVADEGWTIVLNTSLSKLGDHGYDNSLPSMHPFLAAHGPAFHKGHKYSTIDIVDIYPMMCHILGVKPHPNNGTFGHTKCLLVDQWCINLPEAIGIVIGALLVLTTLTCLIIIMQNRFSVPQPFSRLQLQEDDDDPLIE; this is encoded by the exons ATGTTCACTATGAAGTTACTAGtagtgcttgtgttttctggacttaTAACTGGTTGCAGAGGCAACTCTTCCTACATTTTGCCACCCAAGCTACTCCTGGTGTCCTTTGATGGCTTTAGAGCTGACTATCTGCAGAACTATGAATTTCCTCATCTCCAGAATTTTATCAAAGAAGGTGTCTTGGTGGAAcatgttaaaaatgtttttatcacaAAAACATTTCCAAACCACTATAGTATTGTAACCGGCTTGTATGAAGAAAGCCATGGAATTGTGGCTAATTCCATGTATGATGTTGTCacaaagaaacatttttctgACTCTAACGACAAGGATCCTTTTTGGTGGAATGAGGCAGTACCCATTTGGGTGACCAATCAGCTTCAGGAAAACAGATCCAGCGCTGCCGCTATGTGGCCTGGTACTGATGTACCCATTCACAATGTCACACCTTCTTATTTTATGAATTATAATTCTTCAGTGTCATTTGAAGAGAGACTAAATTATATTACCATGTGGCTAAGCCATTCAAACCCACCAGTCACCTTTGCAACACTCTACTGGGAAGAACCAGATGCAAGTGGCCACAAATATGGACctgaagataaagaaaacatgcgCAAGGTGTTGAAAGAAGTAGATGATCATATTGGTGCTCTAGTTCAGAAACTCAAGTTGGTAGGGTTGTGGGAAAATCTTAATGTTATTATTACAAGTGATCATGGGATGACCCAGTGTTCTCAGAAAAGACTGATAAACTTGGATCTTTGCCTCGATCATTCAAACTATACTCTTATAGATTTGACCCCAGTTGCTGCAATACTTCCCAAGATAA ATAAAACAGAGGCTTACAACAAGCTGAAAAACTGTAGTCCTAACATGAATGTTTATCTCAAAGAAGATATTCCTAACAGATTTTATTACCAACATAATGATCGAATTCAGCCTCTTATTTTGGTTGCTGATGAAGGCTGGACAATTGTGTTAAATACATCATTATCAAAAT taGGTGACCATGGTTACGATAATTCTTTGCCTAGTATGCATCCGTTTCTAGCTGCCCACGGTCCTGCATTTCACAAAGGCCACAAGTACAGCACAATTGACATTGTGGATATTTATCCAATGATGTGTCACATCCTGGGAGTAAAGCCACATCCCAATAATGGAACCTTTGGTCATACTAAGTGCTTATTAGTTGACCAGTGGTGCATTAATCTCCCAGAAGCCATTGGAATTGTGATCGGTGCACTCTTGGTGTTAACTACTCTTACATGCCTCATAATAATCATGCAGAACAGATTCTCTGTACCACAGCCATTTTCCCGACTTCAGCTACAAGAAGATGATGATGACCCTTTAATTGAGTAA